gaaaggaTGCTGAGTGGGCAGGAATACAGGAGGCGAGCATCCAATCTCCTGCGGTGAAGTCAGCATCCTTTCGTCCAATCGAGTGTGACGCGTCTCCTGTAGTTTGAGGTAACAGCGCTGGTGTCTTATTAATGAATGGAGCGTCTCATAGGCAGCAAAACACTGCTCGAGCTCTCTCTCCCTCGACGGAGGAGGCATCACAAGAAGACCAGCAAGAGCATGTCTCACCTCGACGCAAAACTACAGCAGCAACCATCCGCAAATATGCAGGCTCACCAGCACGAGGAAGAAAACTCGAGCGATGCAGAACCCAGCGTGCATCAGGAATACCCTTTAACTCCTGGATCGGAGGTGCGTACTTCTTTGTCTTCATCTAACCTTCTTGTACCCTCGCCTTCTCAGCGTAGATCCATCTCCATGGGCGACTTCCGAAGAGTCCCTGCCGGACAGGGCTTCGAGCCTCCATCCTCATCTGCCACGGCGCCCTCCTCCAAACTGGTGACCCCCAGCTCTAGTATGGAGTTCGAAGCGGCTCGCCAGCGCCTCCTGGAGGTGGAGGAGAGGCAGCGTGTCATCAGGGAGATGGAGCGGCGATTGGAGGAGCTGAGGGAGGTGTTTGTGCGCTCCGAGCAGGAGGCCGTCGAACACGGCGAGTTGGTGACCCGCATCGCCGGCGCCTCCCAGCAAGGAGAACTGTACGTGGCGGAGAACGGGCAGAGGCTGAAGAAGGGGTTGAGGTTTAAAAGGCACAGGCCTACTATCATGTTCTCCTCAATGCTCGGATTGAGAACGTGCCTCCCGTGGCCTGTCAAACTCAAATAGTGAAACCGCTGCTGCTCACTTAGTTCTTTACCGCTGTCACACGTCACATCACGTCTTCTCAGGAGGATGTCTGAGGCTATTTGTCGTTAGTCAGGAAACGCTCTGAACTTTTTCTTTATCAGTGTGTTTCTTAACCGGGAACTTGGTGCTTTATTTAGGATGTAAGGCAGCCCATCATGATATTGCAGGCCTTATGTTTGCTGCTTGACCCTGAGACTTTGAGGATTTACTGCAGTATGTGTGAACTTTGTTGATGTTTAGAGCTCCACACATGTGTAACGCTCCACGTTTCTGGGTTTGTGGGAGAGTATGAAGAGAGAggattgttttgattgtgtgtgtgagaacatGTGAATGAGAAGTGGGAAGGGTGCTCCTTAAAATGTCTGTCAGGTTCAGTTTCTTATGTTTGGTCCACAGAACGAAAACAAAACGGTTTTGCATGAATTTCCTGCTGCAGTAAGGTGTGCTGAAATAGAGCAGTTGTGCTGTCaggattatttaaaatgtttcatttctaAAGCCCCAACGAACACAGAGAATATAGGATTCTTGCACGTGAGGATGAGGCTTGAGAAAAGTCATTGCTCTCCAGCATGTGTGGATGGAGGAGAGGAGCAGCGAGCTGTCGCTCCCTTCGTAAACATTCCATCTGTGGCCTCTTTCGTGCCCCTGTTGCTTAGCAACCCAGACTGACTTTCATGTCTTTCAGAATGTATTTTAACAGATCATCCAAAACTACAGCTCATGAATGACAGGTGGAGGACATTTTCAGATTAATTTAATGCATTATGTTCAGTGAAAAAAAACTAGTAggatttacttttattaaatccTTCTAATAGTGTTTGAGTATGTGAATGCTGTTTACTGAGAGGAGGTTTGATGCTTGTTATGAAGTTAAAAATTGAATTAATTATTCACCAACAAAAATCTTTGAAtgcaaaatgagaaaatatcCACGTTGCTTTATTCCCTATAGTGCAGGTGAATTGTGACCACGTGAGAAAGAGCACCCTGAAAGTATCATTAATATGACTTCATGTGGCCgggaatatttttttctttcatcgCAGATCAGGAATATAGCAGTTGTATTTGATCACACAATTTAGTTTGGGGGTGAACTttctctttaaagggatacttcacccaaaaatgaaaattcggtcatgaTTGACTCACCTTCGAGTTAACACAAATCTgaatagatttctttgttttgatgaacacagagaaagatatttggaagaatggttatAATCAGACAGATTTGCCCCTCATTGACTCCCCAAGGCAGGAAAAaattcaatggtagtcaaaagtgccccagaactctgTGCTGTCCTAGATtgttcaaaatttcttcttttgtgttcaacagaacaagaagTAATttattatgggagtcaatggggggcaagatctgtttggttataagcattcttccaaacattcaaaatattaatcaaaacaaatacatgaatacagatttgaaacaacctgcaggtgagtaaattatgacagaattttcatttttgggtgaagtaccCGTTTATGCAAAGTAACATTTTATCACTGGTTAAACGATAAAATCATATTCTGGATTTTTCGTTGAAAGCTGTGGGAGCCGTGTCCTTACTTCCATACATTTCTTTCCCTCTCTGAGCAAATTGCTCTCCAGCGCAGCCTCATTCGAGCGACAGAGCGTTTGGGGACTTCAGTTAGGCACAGGGGATTTCTATTCTTGGCCTGTAAAGGCTGTAAGATTCTGGACTACAGTATATAGTCAGAAATGGAGTGATGCTGCAGCGTACGTTACACATCTTTAGTGAGTAGTTTGCTATGTTACGCTTACCAAAGGCACACAGATTTATGCTGTACTGCTGTGTAAGCTAGCTGTACATCTACTGTGAGAATGTGGCCTGGCATCTTGCCTCATTGCATAACAAAGCAACCCTGCgttttagaaaaacattttctaatgaATTTGCTATTTAAAATCCCATATTTTTTACAGCTGTGTCGCATTTGCTATACTTAATAATAGCATAATAGTTAAAACTGTGCTCAATATTCAGATTCAGATTGTTCTAGTAAAATCTGAATGTCTTGTAGGACTGAAAGCACCTATTTACTATAATGTAACGTTTAACTAGTGGAATTGATCGGAAGGATATGATGACATAAATATTGAATGTCTTATTAAAATAGATTATTTAACAAGGGTCTGTTTGCAATTTATTTCTATCTTTATTCGCTACTACCTGCATGGTGCTTTGTTTTCTCTGCGTGACACCCATTGCGTGTGTGGCTTTACGTCATCTGTGGGGGCAGGATGCCCTTAGATCACCGTCCTTCATTCTTTTACGTCAGCACATAGAGCAACAACAGAGCGGCTGATTCTTATTTCAAGGGCTACTTACACTTTATTGAAAGAGTATCCTGATGTTTTAAtgggtgtttttattttgcagggATTTATATAGGCAGCTGTAAACTAGGACACACGATTGGCTTCTTTAAAGCGAGGAGAAATGTGAACCTTCAGTGTTCTTGAGCTAAATTAGACCAAACTATGTGTTGTAAATATACTGTACCatcaaaaacacttcaaataacATCAAGATATTACCAGGGTTATCAGAGTTTCTGCCGTAATAgctacaattatttaaaaactatataaaaataatatgtaatttcATTTAAACTGTGTAGGAGGCTTtctaaatttttttattttattttggatgaCAGTGGTTCTAtgaataatatgttttattgtaacGCCAGTGGTATTGTCACCATGGTAACGACATTGTAAGGGTGTTTATGTGTAGAAGTCCATCAATTTTGCAAGACAAACTGAAATTTGTTTCTCATTGGCATTTGTATGCTTTATCTATATGATATGTCTCTGTGTGAGTTGACTCATCAATATTCATGCCTTATCTTGTTCTCTGTACAAACTGTGTGTATAGTCATTGTGTGTGGTTAAACCATACAGTTCACCTCAGCTTATTCATGCGCTGATTTTTGCACTGCACCTTTTATGAGTTTTGCTAtgagaaatgtaaacaaaagcgTTCCCAAAGAACTCTCTGGTCCCACTCACAGACTGAATGTAACGTCATGTTTATATAGCAACACTTAAAAGAAAGGaggcatttgttaacattagtcaaCATGAACTACCAGAGAACAACCCTTGTAcagcttttttatattatataaaatgttaattttaacatttaataaacatttcgCATCAAAAGTTGGAGcctatttgttaacattagttaaagctcaatgataataaatgttgtaaaatatcttgctcattgttagttcgaGTTGTTCAAaggattttaaataaatgttaataaatttgAAAATTGTTAATGCTTCTATTAAGAAGGATGACATTATTCTATAGGGTTTCATCTTGATTCTGTAAATCCTTAAGTTTAAATTAGATGTGAATTTCCAAcaacatattcatttaattGTTCACTCAGTTGTTAAATAACTTTTAAGCATTTATTATAACActtaagcatttttattttagcatctttTTAGTGATGCTTTTCTGGGGGACAAAGTTATTTTAAGCTTATATGTATTCTATTAAgccttttcattcttttaaacaCTTCTGAACAATACAAGAATGTATcacatgtttaatttatgtatttaatttgcTTTGCAAACTTATTAaagataaaacatgtttttatccTAAAAAAGATATTCTGTAATGACTCTAAATTAAACGTTTCATAGAGCAACCgttccaaaaacattttctgaatgttattttattactcAACAGTTATAATGCATTGT
The sequence above is drawn from the Triplophysa dalaica isolate WHDGS20190420 chromosome 15, ASM1584641v1, whole genome shotgun sequence genome and encodes:
- the LOC130436455 gene encoding uncharacterized protein LOC130436455, with protein sequence MERLIGSKTLLELSLPRRRRHHKKTSKSMSHLDAKLQQQPSANMQAHQHEEENSSDAEPSVHQEYPLTPGSEVRTSLSSSNLLVPSPSQRRSISMGDFRRVPAGQGFEPPSSSATAPSSKLVTPSSSMEFEAARQRLLEVEERQRVIREMERRLEELREVFVRSEQEAVEHGELVTRIAGASQQGELYVAENGQRLKKGLRFKRHRPTIMFSSMLGLRTCLPWPVKLK